The Pseudanabaena sp. BC1403 genome has a window encoding:
- a CDS encoding NAD(P)-dependent alcohol dehydrogenase translates to MKTNAYAAQNATTPLAPFSFERRELGKHDVQIEILYCGVCHSDLHTVRSEWSSTTYPCVPGHEIVGRVKNVGAKVNKFKEGDTVGVGCMVDACLTCANCKENLEQFCENGTIWTYNSPDKHNGGITYGGYSESIVVDKDFVLKIPKNLDLATTAPLLCAGITTYSPLRYHNVTKGQKVGVVGLGGLGHVGVKLAKALGANVVVFTTSPNKVEDALRLGADEVVNSKNEDEMQKHLNSFHFILDTVSAKHDINAYLLLLRRDGNLTQVGVPPDPLLLSVGSLIFGRRSMSGSLIGGIKETQEMLDFCGKHNVTADIELIPIQNINEAYDRLVKSDVKYRFVIDMASLKQD, encoded by the coding sequence ATGAAAACGAATGCCTACGCTGCCCAAAATGCCACAACTCCCCTTGCACCCTTTAGCTTTGAACGCCGAGAACTTGGCAAGCATGATGTGCAGATCGAAATTCTATATTGCGGCGTGTGTCACTCCGATTTGCACACCGTCCGCAGCGAATGGAGCAGTACTACCTACCCTTGCGTCCCCGGTCACGAAATCGTCGGGCGGGTCAAGAACGTTGGTGCGAAGGTCAATAAATTTAAAGAAGGCGATACGGTTGGGGTGGGTTGTATGGTGGATGCCTGTCTTACCTGTGCTAACTGTAAGGAAAACCTAGAGCAGTTCTGCGAAAACGGTACGATTTGGACTTACAACTCTCCCGACAAACACAATGGTGGAATAACCTACGGTGGATACTCCGAAAGCATTGTCGTGGATAAAGATTTTGTGCTAAAAATTCCGAAGAATTTGGATCTTGCGACAACTGCTCCATTGCTGTGCGCTGGGATTACGACTTATTCGCCCTTACGCTATCACAATGTAACCAAAGGACAGAAGGTAGGCGTTGTCGGACTCGGTGGGCTAGGACATGTTGGGGTGAAATTGGCTAAAGCCCTTGGTGCTAATGTCGTCGTCTTCACTACCTCCCCGAACAAAGTTGAAGATGCGCTGCGGCTCGGAGCAGATGAAGTCGTCAACTCTAAAAATGAAGACGAGATGCAGAAACACCTAAATAGTTTCCACTTCATTCTTGACACTGTTTCCGCAAAACATGATATCAACGCTTACCTCCTGCTGTTGAGACGGGACGGCAACCTCACTCAAGTCGGAGTACCACCCGATCCGCTTTTGCTTTCGGTGGGTAGCCTAATTTTCGGTCGGCGTAGTATGAGCGGCTCTCTAATTGGCGGCATTAAAGAAACGCAAGAGATGCTGGATTTTTGCGGTAAGCACAATGTTACTGCCGATATCGAACTTATTCCCATCCAAAATATCAATGAAGCCTACGATCGCCTCGTGAAAAGCGACGTGAAATACCGCTTCGTCATTGATATGGCTTCGTTAAAACAAGATTGA